The following coding sequences are from one Salvia hispanica cultivar TCC Black 2014 chromosome 3, UniMelb_Shisp_WGS_1.0, whole genome shotgun sequence window:
- the LOC125214025 gene encoding E4 SUMO-protein ligase PIAL2-like isoform X3 → MAGITAAPATGLYTNEAQIGAGTALQITALTQRDLNNFRISAVIDRLSMHFSSNNKNDKEFDNLCLSLSRGIDFCIANNYVPIKSSALPSLIKQMGQIKNDATTQAAIMVLMISVKSACQNGWFPDQDSAELRNLEKEVARNFCSALDFSADPNPSHPVISTVMSRFYPRLRMGHIFVFLEIKPGFEAYVSDFQISKRKCAPGDRIRLLVVQTDNIDTPSCLVTPAKVNFLLNGKGVERRTNLFVDTGPQVPTVVTPLLKYGSNLLQAVGEFNGNYIIIVAFMSEVPNLDSNTLQDCEQYAPATVDADSEVIEGSSRISLNCPISFARIKIPVKGISCKHIQCFDFDNYVDMNSRRPSWRCPHCNQHVCFSDIRIDQKMVKILKEVRPNVSDIIVSSDGSWNAAVGSEETTEKSEDKTLNTGRDESPQPEEILDLTLTDDPMDVFDASGSEDRKHFSMANAHSTSINPHLASANDANQSRTHTESDDFWSGVHRSSFGQGTLDVRSNAQTVSPSASTSNLANVGAFHHNAVATTSAPQIGTPMPQYQQYQLGNSPVISDYGRPSAVNRHITRTASAVQGLPAISSTPILQRSSSANAASSPLTPNGLSAASQASLATSNLTSNHASSHQVPPGSYSSTLPQYPSTQQNRPFPFAQSSPQNTGFLDPNQVPNMYTVSNEHQSFSQPTNFRIPRSMSNFSSTLQPSVQPSTNVMRHQSHAGVASTQHLNVPRTGVASNSTQQAQWRSTANRTAQMSVGASRAVPSNSSSHNIPTPIADQRVSDRAIPPPQPVTTIQDSVDPNWRPPGRMRGALLGQAYEDAMNQYIIQPTQQAQARPISNPMALPNIRSTLPAFMGGGNAQGSRAPNSTSAAPSGRPAGTDILPSGSTKMH, encoded by the exons ATGGCCGGCATAACAGCCGCGCCGGCGACTGGGTTATACACGAATGAAGCCCAAATCGGCGCTGGAACTGCCCTCCAGATCACCGCCTTAACACAGCGGGATTTGAATAACTTCCGAATTTCAGCCGTAATCGATCGTTTGAGCATGCACTTTTCCAGCAACAACAAAAACGACAAAGAGTTCGATAATCTCTGCCTCTCTCTGTCCAG AGGGATTGATTTTTGCATAGCAAACAATTATGTTCCAATCAAATCATCCGCGTTACCTTCTCTTATAAAGCAG ATGGgccaaattaaaaatgatgccACAACGCAAGCAGCTATTATGGTTCTGATGATTTCTGTTAAG AGTGCTTGTCAGAATGGGTGGTTTCCTGATCAAGACTCTGCAGAGCTCCGCAATCTGGAAAAAGAg GTTGCAAGAAATTTTTGCAGTGCATTAGATTTCAGCGCTGACCCCAACCCTTCTCACCCAGTTATCTCAACAGTTATGTCAAG ATTCTATCCAAGATTGAGAATGGgtcatatatttgtttttcttgaaataaaG CCTGGATTTGAGGCTTATGTCAGTGACTTCCAGATATCAAAGAGAAAGTGTGCCCCAGGAGATAGGATT AGGTTGTTAGTCGTCCAAACGGATAATATTGACACACCTTCCTGCCTTGTTACTCCCGCCAAAGTAAA CTTTCTCTTGAACGGAAAGGGAGTGGAAAGGAGGACTAATCTTTTTGTG GATACAGGCCCTCAAGTTCCAACAGTTGTGACACCTTTGCTAAAGTATGGATCTAATCTGCTTCAAGCTGTGGGTGAATTTAATG gaaattatataataatagttgCATTCATGAGTGAAGTGCCAAACCTTGATAGTAACACTCTCCAGGACTGCGAGCAGTATGCTCCTGCAACTGTGGATGCAG ATTCTGAGGTAATTGAAGGGTCATCACGGATATCACTGAATTGTCCTATTAG CTTTGCACGTATTAAAATTCCAGTAAAAGGGATTTCATGCAAGCATATTCAG tgttttgattttgacaaCTATGTGGACATGAACTCAAGAAGGCCGTCATGGCGCTGCCCCCATTGTAATCAGCATGTGTGCTTCTCTGATATACGCATTGATCAAAAAATGGTTAAG ATTTTGAAAGAGGTCAGACCCAATGTCTCCGACATAATTGTCTCCTCAGATGGGTCATGGAATGCTGCGGTGGGGAGTGAAGAAACAACAGAGAAATCAGAGGATAAAACCTTAAATACAGGACGGGACGAGTCTCCACAACCTGAAGAAATACTAGATCTTACTCTGACTGATGACCCGATGGATGTTTTTGATGCTTCTGGAAGTGAAGACAGaaaacatttttcaatggCTAATGCTCATTCTACATCAATCAACCCTCATCTGGCCAGCGCAAATGATGCCAATCAAAGCAGGACCCACACTGAGAGTGACGACTTCTGGTCTGGGGTGCATAGGTCAAGTTTTGGTCAGGGTACATTAGATGTTCGATCAAATGCACAGACTGTCAGTCCCTCTGCATCCACTTCAAATCTAGCCAATGTTGGGGCTTTCCATCATAATGCTGTTGCTACAACTTCTGCACCACAGATTGGAACTCCTATGCCCCAATATCAGCAGTATCAACTTGGGAACTCCCCTGTTATTAGCGACTATGGTAGGCCCTCAGCAGTAAACCGGCATATAACTAGAACGGCTAGTGCAGTTCAGGGTCTTCCTGCCATATCTTCTACTCCCATCCTGCAACGGAGTTCTTCGGCAAATGCAGCGAGCAGCCCCTTAACACCAAATGGTCTTTCTGCAGCTTCACAAGCCTCACTTGCTACATCTAACTTGACATCAAATCATGCCAGTTCACATCAGGTGCCACCAGGCTCATATTCATCTACATTGCCCCAGTATCCCAGCACACAG CAAAATCGTCCGTTCCCCTTTGCTCAATCATCTCCGCAGAATACTGGTTTCCTGGACCCGAATCAGGTGCCCAATATGTATACAGTTTCAAATGAACACCAAAGTTTTAGTCAGCCGACAAATTTCAGGATTCCTCGATCAATGAGTAACTTTTCATCTACGCTCCAGCCATCCGTGCAACCTTCAACCAATGTAATGCGTCACCAGAGCCATGCAGGAGTAGCTAGCACCCAACATCTTAATGTGCCTAGAACAGGTGTAGCTAGTAATAGCACCCAACAAGCTCAATGGCGTTCAACCGCAAATAGAACTGCACAGATGTCTGTTGGTGCATCACGAGCTGTCCCTTCGAACTCCAGTTCGCATAATATCCCTACTCCGATAGCTGATCAAAGGGTCAGCGACAGGGCTATACCTCCACCACAGCCAGTCACAACTATTCAAGATTCTGTAGATCCAAATTGGCGACCTCCTGGCCGGATGCGTGGAGCATTATTAGGGCAGGCTTATGAGGATGCCATGAACCAGTACATCATACAGCCCACTCAGCAAGCTCAAGCCCGACCAATCTCAAATCCCATGGCTCTTCCAAACATCCGGTCAACTTTACCAGCCTTTATGGGTGGTGGAAATGCTCAGGGTTCACGTGCTCCAAACTCGACCTCTGCAGCTCCTTCTGGAAGACCGGCAGGGACAGACATTTTGCCCAGTGGCTCAACAAAGATGCACTGA
- the LOC125214025 gene encoding E4 SUMO-protein ligase PIAL2-like isoform X1, translating to MAGITAAPATGLYTNEAQIGAGTALQITALTQRDLNNFRISAVIDRLSMHFSSNNKNDKEFDNLCLSLSRGIDFCIANNYVPIKSSALPSLIKQMGQIKNDATTQAAIMVLMISVKSACQNGWFPDQDSAELRNLEKEVARNFCSALDFSADPNPSHPVISTVMSRFYPRLRMGHIFVFLEIKPGFEAYVSDFQISKRKCAPGDRIRLLVVQTDNIDTPSCLVTPAKVNFLLNGKGVERRTNLFVDTGPQVPTVVTPLLKYGSNLLQAVGEFNGNYIIIVAFMSEVPNLDSNTLQDCEQYAPATVDAVSFLLYVDSEVIEGSSRISLNCPISFARIKIPVKGISCKHIQCFDFDNYVDMNSRRPSWRCPHCNQHVCFSDIRIDQKMVKILKEVRPNVSDIIVSSDGSWNAAVGSEETTEKSEDKTLNTGRDESPQPEEILDLTLTDDPMDVFDASGSEDRKHFSMANAHSTSINPHLASANDANQSRTHTESDDFWSGVHRSSFGQGTLDVRSNAQTVSPSASTSNLANVGAFHHNAVATTSAPQIGTPMPQYQQYQLGNSPVISDYGRPSAVNRHITRTASAVQGLPAISSTPILQRSSSANAASSPLTPNGLSAASQASLATSNLTSNHASSHQVPPGSYSSTLPQYPSTQQNRPFPFAQSSPQNTGFLDPNQVPNMYTVSNEHQSFSQPTNFRIPRSMSNFSSTLQPSVQPSTNVMRHQSHAGVASTQHLNVPRTGVASNSTQQAQWRSTANRTAQMSVGASRAVPSNSSSHNIPTPIADQRVSDRAIPPPQPVTTIQDSVDPNWRPPGRMRGALLGQAYEDAMNQYIIQPTQQAQARPISNPMALPNIRSTLPAFMGGGNAQGSRAPNSTSAAPSGRPAGTDILPSGSTKMH from the exons ATGGCCGGCATAACAGCCGCGCCGGCGACTGGGTTATACACGAATGAAGCCCAAATCGGCGCTGGAACTGCCCTCCAGATCACCGCCTTAACACAGCGGGATTTGAATAACTTCCGAATTTCAGCCGTAATCGATCGTTTGAGCATGCACTTTTCCAGCAACAACAAAAACGACAAAGAGTTCGATAATCTCTGCCTCTCTCTGTCCAG AGGGATTGATTTTTGCATAGCAAACAATTATGTTCCAATCAAATCATCCGCGTTACCTTCTCTTATAAAGCAG ATGGgccaaattaaaaatgatgccACAACGCAAGCAGCTATTATGGTTCTGATGATTTCTGTTAAG AGTGCTTGTCAGAATGGGTGGTTTCCTGATCAAGACTCTGCAGAGCTCCGCAATCTGGAAAAAGAg GTTGCAAGAAATTTTTGCAGTGCATTAGATTTCAGCGCTGACCCCAACCCTTCTCACCCAGTTATCTCAACAGTTATGTCAAG ATTCTATCCAAGATTGAGAATGGgtcatatatttgtttttcttgaaataaaG CCTGGATTTGAGGCTTATGTCAGTGACTTCCAGATATCAAAGAGAAAGTGTGCCCCAGGAGATAGGATT AGGTTGTTAGTCGTCCAAACGGATAATATTGACACACCTTCCTGCCTTGTTACTCCCGCCAAAGTAAA CTTTCTCTTGAACGGAAAGGGAGTGGAAAGGAGGACTAATCTTTTTGTG GATACAGGCCCTCAAGTTCCAACAGTTGTGACACCTTTGCTAAAGTATGGATCTAATCTGCTTCAAGCTGTGGGTGAATTTAATG gaaattatataataatagttgCATTCATGAGTGAAGTGCCAAACCTTGATAGTAACACTCTCCAGGACTGCGAGCAGTATGCTCCTGCAACTGTGGATGCAG TTTCCTTTTTGCTCTATGTAGATTCTGAGGTAATTGAAGGGTCATCACGGATATCACTGAATTGTCCTATTAG CTTTGCACGTATTAAAATTCCAGTAAAAGGGATTTCATGCAAGCATATTCAG tgttttgattttgacaaCTATGTGGACATGAACTCAAGAAGGCCGTCATGGCGCTGCCCCCATTGTAATCAGCATGTGTGCTTCTCTGATATACGCATTGATCAAAAAATGGTTAAG ATTTTGAAAGAGGTCAGACCCAATGTCTCCGACATAATTGTCTCCTCAGATGGGTCATGGAATGCTGCGGTGGGGAGTGAAGAAACAACAGAGAAATCAGAGGATAAAACCTTAAATACAGGACGGGACGAGTCTCCACAACCTGAAGAAATACTAGATCTTACTCTGACTGATGACCCGATGGATGTTTTTGATGCTTCTGGAAGTGAAGACAGaaaacatttttcaatggCTAATGCTCATTCTACATCAATCAACCCTCATCTGGCCAGCGCAAATGATGCCAATCAAAGCAGGACCCACACTGAGAGTGACGACTTCTGGTCTGGGGTGCATAGGTCAAGTTTTGGTCAGGGTACATTAGATGTTCGATCAAATGCACAGACTGTCAGTCCCTCTGCATCCACTTCAAATCTAGCCAATGTTGGGGCTTTCCATCATAATGCTGTTGCTACAACTTCTGCACCACAGATTGGAACTCCTATGCCCCAATATCAGCAGTATCAACTTGGGAACTCCCCTGTTATTAGCGACTATGGTAGGCCCTCAGCAGTAAACCGGCATATAACTAGAACGGCTAGTGCAGTTCAGGGTCTTCCTGCCATATCTTCTACTCCCATCCTGCAACGGAGTTCTTCGGCAAATGCAGCGAGCAGCCCCTTAACACCAAATGGTCTTTCTGCAGCTTCACAAGCCTCACTTGCTACATCTAACTTGACATCAAATCATGCCAGTTCACATCAGGTGCCACCAGGCTCATATTCATCTACATTGCCCCAGTATCCCAGCACACAG CAAAATCGTCCGTTCCCCTTTGCTCAATCATCTCCGCAGAATACTGGTTTCCTGGACCCGAATCAGGTGCCCAATATGTATACAGTTTCAAATGAACACCAAAGTTTTAGTCAGCCGACAAATTTCAGGATTCCTCGATCAATGAGTAACTTTTCATCTACGCTCCAGCCATCCGTGCAACCTTCAACCAATGTAATGCGTCACCAGAGCCATGCAGGAGTAGCTAGCACCCAACATCTTAATGTGCCTAGAACAGGTGTAGCTAGTAATAGCACCCAACAAGCTCAATGGCGTTCAACCGCAAATAGAACTGCACAGATGTCTGTTGGTGCATCACGAGCTGTCCCTTCGAACTCCAGTTCGCATAATATCCCTACTCCGATAGCTGATCAAAGGGTCAGCGACAGGGCTATACCTCCACCACAGCCAGTCACAACTATTCAAGATTCTGTAGATCCAAATTGGCGACCTCCTGGCCGGATGCGTGGAGCATTATTAGGGCAGGCTTATGAGGATGCCATGAACCAGTACATCATACAGCCCACTCAGCAAGCTCAAGCCCGACCAATCTCAAATCCCATGGCTCTTCCAAACATCCGGTCAACTTTACCAGCCTTTATGGGTGGTGGAAATGCTCAGGGTTCACGTGCTCCAAACTCGACCTCTGCAGCTCCTTCTGGAAGACCGGCAGGGACAGACATTTTGCCCAGTGGCTCAACAAAGATGCACTGA
- the LOC125214025 gene encoding E4 SUMO-protein ligase PIAL2-like isoform X2 — MAGITAAPATGLYTNEAQIGAGTALQITALTQRDLNNFRISAVIDRLSMHFSSNNKNDKEFDNLCLSLSRGIDFCIANNYVPIKSSALPSLIKQMGQIKNDATTQAAIMVLMISVKNGWFPDQDSAELRNLEKEVARNFCSALDFSADPNPSHPVISTVMSRFYPRLRMGHIFVFLEIKPGFEAYVSDFQISKRKCAPGDRIRLLVVQTDNIDTPSCLVTPAKVNFLLNGKGVERRTNLFVDTGPQVPTVVTPLLKYGSNLLQAVGEFNGNYIIIVAFMSEVPNLDSNTLQDCEQYAPATVDAVSFLLYVDSEVIEGSSRISLNCPISFARIKIPVKGISCKHIQCFDFDNYVDMNSRRPSWRCPHCNQHVCFSDIRIDQKMVKILKEVRPNVSDIIVSSDGSWNAAVGSEETTEKSEDKTLNTGRDESPQPEEILDLTLTDDPMDVFDASGSEDRKHFSMANAHSTSINPHLASANDANQSRTHTESDDFWSGVHRSSFGQGTLDVRSNAQTVSPSASTSNLANVGAFHHNAVATTSAPQIGTPMPQYQQYQLGNSPVISDYGRPSAVNRHITRTASAVQGLPAISSTPILQRSSSANAASSPLTPNGLSAASQASLATSNLTSNHASSHQVPPGSYSSTLPQYPSTQQNRPFPFAQSSPQNTGFLDPNQVPNMYTVSNEHQSFSQPTNFRIPRSMSNFSSTLQPSVQPSTNVMRHQSHAGVASTQHLNVPRTGVASNSTQQAQWRSTANRTAQMSVGASRAVPSNSSSHNIPTPIADQRVSDRAIPPPQPVTTIQDSVDPNWRPPGRMRGALLGQAYEDAMNQYIIQPTQQAQARPISNPMALPNIRSTLPAFMGGGNAQGSRAPNSTSAAPSGRPAGTDILPSGSTKMH, encoded by the exons ATGGCCGGCATAACAGCCGCGCCGGCGACTGGGTTATACACGAATGAAGCCCAAATCGGCGCTGGAACTGCCCTCCAGATCACCGCCTTAACACAGCGGGATTTGAATAACTTCCGAATTTCAGCCGTAATCGATCGTTTGAGCATGCACTTTTCCAGCAACAACAAAAACGACAAAGAGTTCGATAATCTCTGCCTCTCTCTGTCCAG AGGGATTGATTTTTGCATAGCAAACAATTATGTTCCAATCAAATCATCCGCGTTACCTTCTCTTATAAAGCAG ATGGgccaaattaaaaatgatgccACAACGCAAGCAGCTATTATGGTTCTGATGATTTCTGTTAAG AATGGGTGGTTTCCTGATCAAGACTCTGCAGAGCTCCGCAATCTGGAAAAAGAg GTTGCAAGAAATTTTTGCAGTGCATTAGATTTCAGCGCTGACCCCAACCCTTCTCACCCAGTTATCTCAACAGTTATGTCAAG ATTCTATCCAAGATTGAGAATGGgtcatatatttgtttttcttgaaataaaG CCTGGATTTGAGGCTTATGTCAGTGACTTCCAGATATCAAAGAGAAAGTGTGCCCCAGGAGATAGGATT AGGTTGTTAGTCGTCCAAACGGATAATATTGACACACCTTCCTGCCTTGTTACTCCCGCCAAAGTAAA CTTTCTCTTGAACGGAAAGGGAGTGGAAAGGAGGACTAATCTTTTTGTG GATACAGGCCCTCAAGTTCCAACAGTTGTGACACCTTTGCTAAAGTATGGATCTAATCTGCTTCAAGCTGTGGGTGAATTTAATG gaaattatataataatagttgCATTCATGAGTGAAGTGCCAAACCTTGATAGTAACACTCTCCAGGACTGCGAGCAGTATGCTCCTGCAACTGTGGATGCAG TTTCCTTTTTGCTCTATGTAGATTCTGAGGTAATTGAAGGGTCATCACGGATATCACTGAATTGTCCTATTAG CTTTGCACGTATTAAAATTCCAGTAAAAGGGATTTCATGCAAGCATATTCAG tgttttgattttgacaaCTATGTGGACATGAACTCAAGAAGGCCGTCATGGCGCTGCCCCCATTGTAATCAGCATGTGTGCTTCTCTGATATACGCATTGATCAAAAAATGGTTAAG ATTTTGAAAGAGGTCAGACCCAATGTCTCCGACATAATTGTCTCCTCAGATGGGTCATGGAATGCTGCGGTGGGGAGTGAAGAAACAACAGAGAAATCAGAGGATAAAACCTTAAATACAGGACGGGACGAGTCTCCACAACCTGAAGAAATACTAGATCTTACTCTGACTGATGACCCGATGGATGTTTTTGATGCTTCTGGAAGTGAAGACAGaaaacatttttcaatggCTAATGCTCATTCTACATCAATCAACCCTCATCTGGCCAGCGCAAATGATGCCAATCAAAGCAGGACCCACACTGAGAGTGACGACTTCTGGTCTGGGGTGCATAGGTCAAGTTTTGGTCAGGGTACATTAGATGTTCGATCAAATGCACAGACTGTCAGTCCCTCTGCATCCACTTCAAATCTAGCCAATGTTGGGGCTTTCCATCATAATGCTGTTGCTACAACTTCTGCACCACAGATTGGAACTCCTATGCCCCAATATCAGCAGTATCAACTTGGGAACTCCCCTGTTATTAGCGACTATGGTAGGCCCTCAGCAGTAAACCGGCATATAACTAGAACGGCTAGTGCAGTTCAGGGTCTTCCTGCCATATCTTCTACTCCCATCCTGCAACGGAGTTCTTCGGCAAATGCAGCGAGCAGCCCCTTAACACCAAATGGTCTTTCTGCAGCTTCACAAGCCTCACTTGCTACATCTAACTTGACATCAAATCATGCCAGTTCACATCAGGTGCCACCAGGCTCATATTCATCTACATTGCCCCAGTATCCCAGCACACAG CAAAATCGTCCGTTCCCCTTTGCTCAATCATCTCCGCAGAATACTGGTTTCCTGGACCCGAATCAGGTGCCCAATATGTATACAGTTTCAAATGAACACCAAAGTTTTAGTCAGCCGACAAATTTCAGGATTCCTCGATCAATGAGTAACTTTTCATCTACGCTCCAGCCATCCGTGCAACCTTCAACCAATGTAATGCGTCACCAGAGCCATGCAGGAGTAGCTAGCACCCAACATCTTAATGTGCCTAGAACAGGTGTAGCTAGTAATAGCACCCAACAAGCTCAATGGCGTTCAACCGCAAATAGAACTGCACAGATGTCTGTTGGTGCATCACGAGCTGTCCCTTCGAACTCCAGTTCGCATAATATCCCTACTCCGATAGCTGATCAAAGGGTCAGCGACAGGGCTATACCTCCACCACAGCCAGTCACAACTATTCAAGATTCTGTAGATCCAAATTGGCGACCTCCTGGCCGGATGCGTGGAGCATTATTAGGGCAGGCTTATGAGGATGCCATGAACCAGTACATCATACAGCCCACTCAGCAAGCTCAAGCCCGACCAATCTCAAATCCCATGGCTCTTCCAAACATCCGGTCAACTTTACCAGCCTTTATGGGTGGTGGAAATGCTCAGGGTTCACGTGCTCCAAACTCGACCTCTGCAGCTCCTTCTGGAAGACCGGCAGGGACAGACATTTTGCCCAGTGGCTCAACAAAGATGCACTGA
- the LOC125214025 gene encoding E4 SUMO-protein ligase PIAL2-like isoform X4, translating into MAGITAAPATGLYTNEAQIGAGTALQITALTQRDLNNFRISAVIDRLSMHFSSNNKNDKEFDNLCLSLSRGIDFCIANNYVPIKSSALPSLIKQMGQIKNDATTQAAIMVLMISVKSACQNGWFPDQDSAELRNLEKEVARNFCSALDFSADPNPSHPVISTVMSRFYPRLRMGHIFVFLEIKPGFEAYVSDFQISKRKCAPGDRIRLLVVQTDNIDTPSCLVTPAKVNFLLNGKGVERRTNLFVDTGPQVPTVVTPLLKYGSNLLQAVGEFNGNYIIIVAFMSEVPNLDSNTLQDCEQYAPATVDAVSFLLYVDSEVIEGSSRISLNCPISFARIKIPVKGISCKHIQCFDFDNYVDMNSRRPSWRCPHCNQHVCFSDIRIDQKMVKILKEVRPNVSDIIVSSDGSWNAAVGSEETTEKSEDKTLNTGRDESPQPEEILDLTLTDDPMDVFDASGSEDRKHFSMANAHSTSINPHLASANDANQSRTHTESDDFWSGVHRSSFGQGTLDVRSNAQTVSPSASTSNLANVGAFHHNAVATTSAPQIGTPMPQYQQYQLGNSPVISDYGRPSAVNRHITRTASAVQGLPAISSTPILQRSSSANAASSPLTPNGLSAASQASLATSNLTSNHASSHQVPPGSYSSTLPQYPSTQQNRPFPFAQSSPQNTGFLDPNQPSVQPSTNVMRHQSHAGVASTQHLNVPRTGVASNSTQQAQWRSTANRTAQMSVGASRAVPSNSSSHNIPTPIADQRVSDRAIPPPQPVTTIQDSVDPNWRPPGRMRGALLGQAYEDAMNQYIIQPTQQAQARPISNPMALPNIRSTLPAFMGGGNAQGSRAPNSTSAAPSGRPAGTDILPSGSTKMH; encoded by the exons ATGGCCGGCATAACAGCCGCGCCGGCGACTGGGTTATACACGAATGAAGCCCAAATCGGCGCTGGAACTGCCCTCCAGATCACCGCCTTAACACAGCGGGATTTGAATAACTTCCGAATTTCAGCCGTAATCGATCGTTTGAGCATGCACTTTTCCAGCAACAACAAAAACGACAAAGAGTTCGATAATCTCTGCCTCTCTCTGTCCAG AGGGATTGATTTTTGCATAGCAAACAATTATGTTCCAATCAAATCATCCGCGTTACCTTCTCTTATAAAGCAG ATGGgccaaattaaaaatgatgccACAACGCAAGCAGCTATTATGGTTCTGATGATTTCTGTTAAG AGTGCTTGTCAGAATGGGTGGTTTCCTGATCAAGACTCTGCAGAGCTCCGCAATCTGGAAAAAGAg GTTGCAAGAAATTTTTGCAGTGCATTAGATTTCAGCGCTGACCCCAACCCTTCTCACCCAGTTATCTCAACAGTTATGTCAAG ATTCTATCCAAGATTGAGAATGGgtcatatatttgtttttcttgaaataaaG CCTGGATTTGAGGCTTATGTCAGTGACTTCCAGATATCAAAGAGAAAGTGTGCCCCAGGAGATAGGATT AGGTTGTTAGTCGTCCAAACGGATAATATTGACACACCTTCCTGCCTTGTTACTCCCGCCAAAGTAAA CTTTCTCTTGAACGGAAAGGGAGTGGAAAGGAGGACTAATCTTTTTGTG GATACAGGCCCTCAAGTTCCAACAGTTGTGACACCTTTGCTAAAGTATGGATCTAATCTGCTTCAAGCTGTGGGTGAATTTAATG gaaattatataataatagttgCATTCATGAGTGAAGTGCCAAACCTTGATAGTAACACTCTCCAGGACTGCGAGCAGTATGCTCCTGCAACTGTGGATGCAG TTTCCTTTTTGCTCTATGTAGATTCTGAGGTAATTGAAGGGTCATCACGGATATCACTGAATTGTCCTATTAG CTTTGCACGTATTAAAATTCCAGTAAAAGGGATTTCATGCAAGCATATTCAG tgttttgattttgacaaCTATGTGGACATGAACTCAAGAAGGCCGTCATGGCGCTGCCCCCATTGTAATCAGCATGTGTGCTTCTCTGATATACGCATTGATCAAAAAATGGTTAAG ATTTTGAAAGAGGTCAGACCCAATGTCTCCGACATAATTGTCTCCTCAGATGGGTCATGGAATGCTGCGGTGGGGAGTGAAGAAACAACAGAGAAATCAGAGGATAAAACCTTAAATACAGGACGGGACGAGTCTCCACAACCTGAAGAAATACTAGATCTTACTCTGACTGATGACCCGATGGATGTTTTTGATGCTTCTGGAAGTGAAGACAGaaaacatttttcaatggCTAATGCTCATTCTACATCAATCAACCCTCATCTGGCCAGCGCAAATGATGCCAATCAAAGCAGGACCCACACTGAGAGTGACGACTTCTGGTCTGGGGTGCATAGGTCAAGTTTTGGTCAGGGTACATTAGATGTTCGATCAAATGCACAGACTGTCAGTCCCTCTGCATCCACTTCAAATCTAGCCAATGTTGGGGCTTTCCATCATAATGCTGTTGCTACAACTTCTGCACCACAGATTGGAACTCCTATGCCCCAATATCAGCAGTATCAACTTGGGAACTCCCCTGTTATTAGCGACTATGGTAGGCCCTCAGCAGTAAACCGGCATATAACTAGAACGGCTAGTGCAGTTCAGGGTCTTCCTGCCATATCTTCTACTCCCATCCTGCAACGGAGTTCTTCGGCAAATGCAGCGAGCAGCCCCTTAACACCAAATGGTCTTTCTGCAGCTTCACAAGCCTCACTTGCTACATCTAACTTGACATCAAATCATGCCAGTTCACATCAGGTGCCACCAGGCTCATATTCATCTACATTGCCCCAGTATCCCAGCACACAG CAAAATCGTCCGTTCCCCTTTGCTCAATCATCTCCGCAGAATACTGGTTTCCTGGACCCGAATCAG CCATCCGTGCAACCTTCAACCAATGTAATGCGTCACCAGAGCCATGCAGGAGTAGCTAGCACCCAACATCTTAATGTGCCTAGAACAGGTGTAGCTAGTAATAGCACCCAACAAGCTCAATGGCGTTCAACCGCAAATAGAACTGCACAGATGTCTGTTGGTGCATCACGAGCTGTCCCTTCGAACTCCAGTTCGCATAATATCCCTACTCCGATAGCTGATCAAAGGGTCAGCGACAGGGCTATACCTCCACCACAGCCAGTCACAACTATTCAAGATTCTGTAGATCCAAATTGGCGACCTCCTGGCCGGATGCGTGGAGCATTATTAGGGCAGGCTTATGAGGATGCCATGAACCAGTACATCATACAGCCCACTCAGCAAGCTCAAGCCCGACCAATCTCAAATCCCATGGCTCTTCCAAACATCCGGTCAACTTTACCAGCCTTTATGGGTGGTGGAAATGCTCAGGGTTCACGTGCTCCAAACTCGACCTCTGCAGCTCCTTCTGGAAGACCGGCAGGGACAGACATTTTGCCCAGTGGCTCAACAAAGATGCACTGA